In Epinephelus fuscoguttatus linkage group LG15, E.fuscoguttatus.final_Chr_v1, a genomic segment contains:
- the LOC125901799 gene encoding uncharacterized protein LOC125901799, producing MEGEPEESDEDVQGEDKPTVLWEKCIQQSIFVDLSEDESLHLSDLESSLALHLSRAGSAASEASIHLSGSAELSALDVTSSESSVVSSQSERVVDSKTKSSILHVSAQRPNTMQDEPPSKQHHEDRGQDTSDEDHEDLPYDGDLGSPYFNQTADSGHMSSDGGETVHGSPDVPVLLDCNTRDRDDINGRLVSVEHNAEKPTILSQEDANMKQDNCFDASNPGEVGPSCPYPSDINQVLLRHFSQEELLRSGRPIEAETLPEVSLLESMDDTVFSLAPTHNSTAIKSNHSEGPACTSEIDQSFCSDRTDEKSASKNSSLEKEEERGIDTVTSAPSSGIISSPVSTDSEQGSGGVSAADVEEQEKAKEDVQVQRVPLVRTRSFSEMKYGQGQVHYPLPDFSKVAPKVKIPKAPSGPPKPVPQSPSTVHRAQSSPGMLDVISRVLEDTVQPSEKPYVFKDQDKQTSPALAHHLQAEYDELVTKKAEAENLIDQMRIETNAQPSSKLMLYLECDDDDDDDQGNLVEGSHLGPVAPRLPPSESFGETTPQSNMKEMNTASSSQPEEGPSDGDTMTAELTDIVSQFLQTVEEFKLSVSNMSVNTAEQQMMLRSMMEAQDQLERKYISKKEEHRALEMQNYMGLSRNTGTFDPNRLVEGDIFRIGMLLEDIKEMIDKNVCEQISPPPSSSTPTPMKEMLHVKLSPLCMTTPSPSLHEGPSAGFSTVGYEMETWKEEEREEEVEDVSGVHGDNGLQRSSELITTDSWLKYTRHSYCQSRSSQGSVEGLEIQTAEAEEDRSASEAIDHSDILAYLNGGGSSSRRRQWTPHSHSIPVSVPNPVGECDQGDSVSLAVEVSSSSNAPGDSDTHSLSEPPLNTSSVSQRIVSPETDSGFGSSYLNQSASGTFQPNLLTESLQSPNDGLSSSDSEGSGSNLQTAIHPVTQRWASPHPSLQSQSCGAAAAVEQWVESTTKEPSVRLQGSERSLPAQLHHHVSEPVLSTTMDTEERGSPPYSCPCNSEALLALQSEVSRLKKDLEEGLVQLPHLAQKMDYLTSKYRQERQERRSKTRSKTHHRSGCNSVWKPSNSTQNVSDLSSSQVKTEDWISSDMDPSKSKGTDSGDTAGSEIMLQSHNSPVGSRRGSCSVRSSPEFQYKLNGAQQSNRGSEGNGSVKTFGLTSSILKGGTASDSHAKQRQTAFTESFYSKERWSLFSSPSLQKPLLQVSYGSSSSLPASYKVREPPLHSMSHHRKRSTQSDTALLPSNVYFQRTPSPASAPSKTGSRTGRRRGSKEEDMNRTLDQAIEVARNMKRTTDRMAKRLSADLAKAQLHRKLHHMQPLGGRKHHEL from the exons ATGGAGGGAGAACCAGAGGAGTCAGATGAGGACGTTCAGGGAGAGGACAAGCCCACGGTGCTCTGGGAGAAGTGCATTCAACAGAGCATCTTTGTGGACCTCAGTGAGGATGAAAGTCTCCACCTCAGTGACCTGGAGAGTTCTTTAGCTTTGCATCTGTCCCGTGCAGGGTCTGCGGCCTCCGAGGCCAGCATCCATCTCAGTG GGAGTGCAGAGCTGTCAGCCTTGGATGTAACCTCCTCAGAGTCCAGTGTTGTCAGCAGTCAAAGTGAGAGGGTGGTAGACAGCAAGACCAAGAGTAGCATATTGCATGTGTCTGCCCAAAGACCAAATACCATGCAAGATGAGCCGCCCTCAAAGCAGCATCATGAGGACCGAGGGCAAGATACCAGTGACGAGGATCATGAGGACCTACCTTATGATGGCGACCTCGGAAGCCCTTACTTCAATCAGACAGCTGACTCTGGTCATATGAGCTCTGATGGAGGAGAAACGGTTCATGGAAGTCCTGATGTCCCTGTTTTGCTTGATTGTAACACAAGGGATAGAGATGATATTAATGGACGTCTGGTTTCCGTTGAGCATAACGCTGAGAAACCAACAATTTTGTCACAAGAGGATGCCAACATGAAACAGGACAACTGTTTTGATGCTTCCAACCCAGGTGAGGTTGGACCATCATGCCCTTATCCTTCAGACATTAACCAGGTGTTGCTGCGacacttctcccaggaggagctgttgcGGTCAGGTCGGCCAATTGAGGCAGAGACTCTGCCGGAGGTGTCCCTACTGGAGAGCATGGATGACACAGTTTTTAGCTTGGCTCCGACACACAACAGCACAGCAATTAAAAGTAACCACTCAGAGGGTCCTGCTTGTACTTCTGAGATTGATCAGAGTTTCTGCTCTGACAGGACAGATGAAAAATCTGCATCAAAAAATTCAAGTttagagaaagaagaagagaggggaaTTGATACTGTCACTTCTGCTCCTTCTAGCGGCATTATATCCAGCCCTGTGAGTACAGACTCAGAGCAGGGCAGTGGCGGTGTGAGTGCTGCTGACGTAGAGGAGCAGGAAAAGGCCAAAGAGGATGTTCAGGTTCAGAGAGTCCCACTTGTGCGCACAAGGTCCTTCAGCGAGATGAAGTACGGCCAAGGCCAAGTCCATTACCCCCTCCCTGACTTCTCCAAGGTTGCCCCAAAGGTAAAAATCCCCAAAGCTCCAAGTGGTCCACCCAAGCCTGTACCCCAGAGCCCCAGCACCGTGCACAGAGCCCAGTCCTCTCCAGGTATGTTAGATGTGATCAGCAGAGTCCTTGAGGATACGGTCCAGCCATCAGAGAAGCCTTATGTCTTCAAAGACCAGGACAAACAGACTTCTCCAGCACTGGCGCATCACCTGCAG GCTGAATATGATGAATTAGTAACCAAAAAAGCTGAGGCAGAAAACCTAATCGATCAAATGAGAATAGAAACCAAC GCTCAGCCCTCCTCTAAACTGATGCTTTACTTAgagtgtgatgatgatgatgatgatgatcaggGGAACTTAGTTGAGGGAAGCCATCTTGGTCCCGTGGCTCCTCGCCTTCCCCCATCAG AAAGCTTTGGTGAAACAACCCCCCAAAGCAACATGAAGGAAATGAACACAGCTTCCTCCAGCCAGCCTGAGGAGGGCCCCAGTGACGGAGACACAATGACTGCTGAGCTGACGGACATCGTCAGCCAGTTCCTGCAGACA GTGGAAGAGTTCAAATTGAGTGTAAGCAACATGTCAGTCAACACAGCAGAACAGCAAATG ATGTTGAGGAGCATGATGGAGGCTCAGGACCAACTGGAaagaaaatacatcagtaaGAAGGAGGAGCACAGAGCTCTGGAGATGCAAAACTACATGGGCTTGTCCAGGAACACTGGCACCTTTGATCCAAACAG GTTGGTGGAGGGAGACATATTCAGAATAGGGATGCTCCTTGAGGACATAAAGGAGATGATAGATAAAAACGTGTGCGAGCAGATTTCTCCACCGCCTTCATCCTCCACTCCAACACCCATGAAAGAGATGCTGCATGTGAAGCTCAGTCCTCTCTGCATGACCACACCCTCACCATCTCTGCATGAG GGTCCAAGTGCAGGTTTTTCCACTGTGGGTTATGAGATGGAGACAtggaaagaggaagaaagggaggaggaagtggaggacGTCAGTGGGGTCCATGGAGATAATGGATTGCAGCGGAGCAGTGAACTCATAACAACTGACTCTTGGCTGAAATATACTCGCCATAGCTACTGCCAGTCAAG GAGCTCACAGGGCTCTGTGGAGGGACTGGAGATCCAGACAGCTGAGGCTGAAGAAGATAGGAGCGCATCTGAGGCGATAGATCACAGTGACATCTTAGCATACTTGAATGGAGGTGGTTCATCCTCAAGACGGAGGCAGTGGACACCTCACAG tcaTAGCATCCCTGTTAGCGTCCCGAACCCGGTGGGTGAATGTGATCAGGGTGATTCTGTGAGTCTGGCTGTGGAGGTCTCGTCTTCCTCTAATGCACCCGGAGACTCAGACACCCACAGCCTCTCGGAGCCTCCTCTCAACACCTCATCTGTATCACAG AGGATTGTGAGtccagagacagacagtggaTTTGGGAGCTCTTACTTGAATCAATCAGCCTCTGGAACGTTTCAACCAAATCTACTCACAGAGAG TCTGCAGTCACCGAATGATGGTCTAAGTAGCTCAGACAGCGAGGGCTCTGGCTCCAACTTGCAGACAGCTATCCACCCTGTCACCCAGCGGTGGGCCAGTCCGCACCCGTCTCTCCAGTCACAGTCCtgtggtgcagcagcagcagtggagcAGTGGGTGGAGAGCACCACTAAAGAGCCTTCAGTCAGGCTGCAGG GATCTGAACGCAGTCTGCCTGCCCAGCTCCATCACCACGTATCTGAACCTGTTCTCAGCACCACCATGGACACAGAAGAAAGAGGCAGCCCACCATACTCATGCCCGTGTAATAG tgagGCTCTCCTGGCCTTACAGTCAGAGGTATCCCGGCTTAAGAAGGACCTGGAGGAGGGCTTGGTCCAGCTGCCTCATCTAGCACAGAAGATGGACTATCTCACCTCCAAATACAGGCAGGAGCGTCAGGAGCGCAGGTCTAAAACCAGGTCAAAGACCCACCACAGATCAGGCTGCAACAG TGTGTGGAAGCCGTCGAATAGCACACAGAACGTGAGTGATCTTAGTTCCAGTCAGGTGAAGACAGAGGACTGGATCTCATCAGACATGGACCCCAGCAAGAGCAAAG GTACAGACAGTGGTGACACAGCTGGCTCCGAGATCATGTTGCAGTCCCACAATTCGCCTGTAGGGAGcaggagaggcagctgcagtgTGCGCTCCTCACCTGAGTTTCAGTATAAACTTAATGGAGCACAACAGTCCAACAGAG GGTCAGAGGGAAATGGCTCAGTGAAAACTTTTGGTCTGACCAGCTCCATTTTAAAAGGAGGGACAGCTTCTGACAGCCATGCCAAGCAGAGACAAA CAGCCTTCACAGAGAGTTTTTACTCCAAGGAGAGGTggtctcttttctcctctccatctcttcaGAAGCCCCTTCTCCAGGTCAGCTACGGCTCCTCCAGCAGCCTGCCTGCAAG CTACAAAGTGAGGGAGCCACCTCTGCACTCCATGTCCCATCACAGAAAGCGCTCCACCCAGTCAGACACGGCCCTCCTGCCCAGTAATGTGTACTTCCAGCGGACGCCGTCCCCAGCGTCAGCGCCTTCAAAGACTGGCAGCAGGACAGGAAGACGCAGAGGAAGCAAG GAGGAAGACATGAACAGGACTCTAGACCAGGCTATTGAGGTAGCCCGCAACATGAAGAGGACCACCGACCGAATGGCCAAGAGGCTGTCAGCTGACCTGGCTAAGGCTCAGCTCCACAGGAAACTGCACCACATGCAGCCACTAGGGGGCAGAAAACACCATGAATTATAA